CTGTTCCATATCCTCAGGTACTTCGTCAATCGTCACAGCCAGTGTCTTTTTCTCTCCATCCCGGATCACCGTCAATTTATGTTGTTCTCCGGGGTCCATCTGAGTAATTCGGCTCTGCAGATTCCCCGGATTTTGAATCGGGTCCCCGTCAACGGCTGTGATCAGGTCTTTCACCTTCAATCCGGCTTCTGCAGCGGGACTTCCTTCAGCAACTTTATTTACCATCGCTCCATGTGGACGGTCCAATCCCATGGCCTTTGCAATTTCGTTATCAACCGGTTGCATATATACGCCAAGATATCCCCGGACTACTTTCCCGTGCTGGATCAGGTCATTCATAACATCGGTTGCCATGTTAATCGGAACGGCAAACCCGATGCCCTGATTCCCGCCACTCCGGGACGCGATCGCCGTGTTGATTCCGACGAGTTGGCCGTAGAGATTGACCAGTGCACCACCGGAATTCCCGGGATTGATGGCCGCATCCGTTTGGATAAAGTTCTGAATGAGATCGCCTGCTTGTCTCCGGCTAAAGACGTCAGTCCGGCCTTTGGCCGAGACGATGCCCGCCGTCACCGAATGCTGCAGATTCTCGTCAAAGGGGTTGCCAAGAGCCAGCACCCATTCGCCGACCCGTAATTCCGAGGAATCTCCGATTTCGATAGCATCCAACCCCTCAGCATCAATCTTGATCACCGCAATATCCGTACGGGAATCGGTCAGGACTTCTTCGGCCTGATATTCTTTACCGTTATTGAGTTTGACAGTGATTTCTTCCCCCCGGGCCACCACGTGATTATTGGTGAGAATGTACCCGTTCTCTTTCACGATAACCCCGGAGCCAAGTACCGTATTACGCATGTCCCGTTGCTCAAAGAAATCATCAAAAAACTGCCGCATTGGGGCCGGCATCTGCGGCTGTTTTATAACGCGTTTCGTCTTAATTGTGACTACGGAGGGCGTCACTCGATCCGCAATATTGACGAACGTATTATTTAATGCCGCAATCGGACTGTCAGCCGACTTACCTGTTACGTCCGGTTTGGGGGCGTTGGCGACAGGTGTATATTCTTCAGCGGCCAGACTAATCTCTGGCCACTGCACATTGGAAAACAAGAGACCGGCGATCAGGAATCCGCCAATAAGCAAAGTCATATCATACGCGATCCTGAGCAATCGCTTCTTCATAAATCCTCCTCTACCGTTTCAATTTTTTCATTGCTCCCGAAAATGTTATGATTTTTTATTCCATAATTGAAAAAAGCTT
The sequence above is drawn from the Candidatus Neomarinimicrobiota bacterium genome and encodes:
- a CDS encoding DegQ family serine endoprotease; translation: MKKRLLRIAYDMTLLIGGFLIAGLLFSNVQWPEISLAAEEYTPVANAPKPDVTGKSADSPIAALNNTFVNIADRVTPSVVTIKTKRVIKQPQMPAPMRQFFDDFFEQRDMRNTVLGSGVIVKENGYILTNNHVVARGEEITVKLNNGKEYQAEEVLTDSRTDIAVIKIDAEGLDAIEIGDSSELRVGEWVLALGNPFDENLQHSVTAGIVSAKGRTDVFSRRQAGDLIQNFIQTDAAINPGNSGGALVNLYGQLVGINTAIASRSGGNQGIGFAVPINMATDVMNDLIQHGKVVRGYLGVYMQPVDNEIAKAMGLDRPHGAMVNKVAEGSPAAEAGLKVKDLITAVDGDPIQNPGNLQSRITQMDPGEQHKLTVIRDGEKKTLAVTIDEVPEDMEQQQASAQAAKNFGMTLRNVTPELADKFDLPVQTGVLVAEVQRGSQAAEKNIRQGDIVTHVGRQHPVKTVADFKQALREYDPGDSIILRLMRGDNLFFVGLTIPTQE